A single window of Vicia villosa cultivar HV-30 ecotype Madison, WI unplaced genomic scaffold, Vvil1.0 ctg.000029F_1_1_3, whole genome shotgun sequence DNA harbors:
- the LOC131622382 gene encoding peroxisomal membrane protein PEX14 isoform X3, with protein sequence MATQSPPPPPVATATATDANQGAETIQPTNLNQQNAVDESVKPSSTTSVFVNTEPLREEQVQNAVKFLSHPKVKGSPVMYRRSFLEKKGLTKEEIDEAFRRVPDAAPTVQTDGGNQDGQLKSSSNIQQQAQQQTLQPVLPASAGVNTSSGTLSRTKYHWSHALILVGVLTASGAGTVLIIKNSLLPRLKSWIRKVVLDEDDELSKEANSKPTLAEEVAQAAKSAAAAAADVAKASQDMLASKGEERKYFVEVVSLLDKQIQEMKLMTNAIRRLEGQEDLRVSQTSLKRLVANGKADYDLRSGRSLSPPASVEPSGPPHPKSYMEIMAMVQRGEKPSNIRPWEIGQVQNTSSQVFQPQAYGEELYTKVQDTTQSNGDDPSHWWQKKNVRIREIDENVSNGAPNGTTPSQQPLPRAWVPPQPPPIAMAEAAEAIRRPKQAVQKEPVSDNQSETQSSDTSDSNGVHEIPKPLETDGAVEGSNVSSNEIQVVQEDRETKYEEQ encoded by the exons ATGGCAACACAATCACCACCTCCTCCTCCCGTCGCTACCGCCACCGCCACCGATGCAAACCAAG GTGCTGAAACTATCCAACCAACAAACTTGAATCAGCAAAATGCTGTAGATGAGTCTGTTAAACCCAGTTCAACAACATCAGTCTTTGTGAACACAGAACCATTGCGGGAAGAACAAGTTCAGAATGCTGTAAAATTTCTTTCACACCCAAAAGTTAAAGGTTCACCCGTTATGTACAGGCGGTCATTTCTGGAGAAGAAGGGCCTTACAAAGGAGGAGATTGATGAAGCCTTTCGGCGTGTGCCT GATGCGGCTCCGACTGTGCAAACAGATGGTGGAAATCAAG ATGGGCAATTGAAATCATCATCAAATATTCAGCAACAGGCCCAACAGCAAACTTTGCAGCCTGTTTTACCTGCTTCTGCTGGTGTTAATACTTCATCAGGAACCTTATCACGAACCAAATATCACTGGTCTCATGCCCTTATTTTAGTTGGAGTCCTGACTGCTTCAGGTGCTGGAACAGTTTTGATAATTAAG AATTCCCTTCTTCCTCGGTTAAAATCTTGGATACGCAAGGTTGTcttagatgaagatgatgaactatCAAAGGAAGCTAACAGCAAACCTACTCTGGCTGAAGAAGTTGCTCAAGCTGCAAAATCAGCAGCAGCTGCAGCTGCAGATGTGGCAAAAGCAAGCCAAGATATGCTGGCTTCAAAGGGTGAAG AAAGGAAATACTTCGTGGAAGTTGTGAGTCTTTTAGATAAGCAAATACAAGAAATGAAGTTAATGACAAATGCAATAAGAAGATTGGAAG GGCAAGAAGATCTCCGAGTCAGTCAAACAAGTTTGAAG CGACTGGTTGCGAATGGCAAGGCTGACTATGACTTGCGTTCAG GGAGATCATTATCCCCGCCTGCATCTGTTGAACCATCAGGTCCTCCTCATCCAAAATCATATATGGAG ATAATGGCCATGGTCCAAAGAGGAGAGAAGCCTTCTAACATCAGA CCTTGGGAGATTGGTCAGGTTCAAAACACGTCTAGCCAAGTGTTTCAGCCTCAAGCATATGGCGAGGAATTGTATACCAAAGTCCAAGATACTACTCAATCAAATGGGGATGACCCATCCCACTGGTGGCAGAAGAAAAATGTCAGAATCAGGGAGATTGATGAAAATGTGTCTAATGGAGCACCTAATGGCACCACGCCCAGTCAGCAGCCCCTACCACGTGCGTGGGTTCCTCCTCAACCTCCACCAATCGCTATGGCAGAAGCTGCAGAAGCAATCAGACGCCCAAAACAAGCTGTTCAAAAAGAACCGGTGTCAGATAATCAGTCAGAAACTCAATCTTCAGACACCTCTGACTCTAATGGGGTGCATGAGATCCCAAAACCATTGGAAACTGATGGTGCTGTAGAGGGAAGCAATGTTAGCTCCAATGAGATACAAGTCGTACAAGAAGACCGTGAAACCAAATACGAAGAGCAATGA
- the LOC131622382 gene encoding peroxisomal membrane protein PEX14 isoform X2 — protein sequence MATQSPPPPPVATATATDANQGAETIQPTNLNQQNAVDESVKPSSTTSVFVNTEPLREEQVQNAVKFLSHPKVKGSPVMYRRSFLEKKGLTKEEIDEAFRRVPDAAPTVQTDGGNQDGQLKSSSNIQQQAQQQTLQPVLPASAGVNTSSGTLSRTKYHWSHALILVGVLTASGAGTVLIIKNSLLPRLKSWIRKVVLDEDDELSKEANSKPTLAEEVAQAAKSAAAAAADVAKASQDMLASKGEERKYFVEVVSLLDKQIQEMKLMTNAIRRLEDLRVSQTSLKRLVANGKADYDLRSGRSLSPPASVEPSGPPHPKSYMEIMAMVQRGEKPSNIREINDLPPNPSQQPSDPRILPRSKPWEIGQVQNTSSQVFQPQAYGEELYTKVQDTTQSNGDDPSHWWQKKNVRIREIDENVSNGAPNGTTPSQQPLPRAWVPPQPPPIAMAEAAEAIRRPKQAVQKEPVSDNQSETQSSDTSDSNGVHEIPKPLETDGAVEGSNVSSNEIQVVQEDRETKYEEQ from the exons ATGGCAACACAATCACCACCTCCTCCTCCCGTCGCTACCGCCACCGCCACCGATGCAAACCAAG GTGCTGAAACTATCCAACCAACAAACTTGAATCAGCAAAATGCTGTAGATGAGTCTGTTAAACCCAGTTCAACAACATCAGTCTTTGTGAACACAGAACCATTGCGGGAAGAACAAGTTCAGAATGCTGTAAAATTTCTTTCACACCCAAAAGTTAAAGGTTCACCCGTTATGTACAGGCGGTCATTTCTGGAGAAGAAGGGCCTTACAAAGGAGGAGATTGATGAAGCCTTTCGGCGTGTGCCT GATGCGGCTCCGACTGTGCAAACAGATGGTGGAAATCAAG ATGGGCAATTGAAATCATCATCAAATATTCAGCAACAGGCCCAACAGCAAACTTTGCAGCCTGTTTTACCTGCTTCTGCTGGTGTTAATACTTCATCAGGAACCTTATCACGAACCAAATATCACTGGTCTCATGCCCTTATTTTAGTTGGAGTCCTGACTGCTTCAGGTGCTGGAACAGTTTTGATAATTAAG AATTCCCTTCTTCCTCGGTTAAAATCTTGGATACGCAAGGTTGTcttagatgaagatgatgaactatCAAAGGAAGCTAACAGCAAACCTACTCTGGCTGAAGAAGTTGCTCAAGCTGCAAAATCAGCAGCAGCTGCAGCTGCAGATGTGGCAAAAGCAAGCCAAGATATGCTGGCTTCAAAGGGTGAAG AAAGGAAATACTTCGTGGAAGTTGTGAGTCTTTTAGATAAGCAAATACAAGAAATGAAGTTAATGACAAATGCAATAAGAAGATTGGAAG ATCTCCGAGTCAGTCAAACAAGTTTGAAG CGACTGGTTGCGAATGGCAAGGCTGACTATGACTTGCGTTCAG GGAGATCATTATCCCCGCCTGCATCTGTTGAACCATCAGGTCCTCCTCATCCAAAATCATATATGGAG ATAATGGCCATGGTCCAAAGAGGAGAGAAGCCTTCTAACATCAGA GAGATCAATGATTTACCCCCCAACCCAAGTCAACAGCCATCAGATCCTCGCATATTGCCTAGATCTAAG CCTTGGGAGATTGGTCAGGTTCAAAACACGTCTAGCCAAGTGTTTCAGCCTCAAGCATATGGCGAGGAATTGTATACCAAAGTCCAAGATACTACTCAATCAAATGGGGATGACCCATCCCACTGGTGGCAGAAGAAAAATGTCAGAATCAGGGAGATTGATGAAAATGTGTCTAATGGAGCACCTAATGGCACCACGCCCAGTCAGCAGCCCCTACCACGTGCGTGGGTTCCTCCTCAACCTCCACCAATCGCTATGGCAGAAGCTGCAGAAGCAATCAGACGCCCAAAACAAGCTGTTCAAAAAGAACCGGTGTCAGATAATCAGTCAGAAACTCAATCTTCAGACACCTCTGACTCTAATGGGGTGCATGAGATCCCAAAACCATTGGAAACTGATGGTGCTGTAGAGGGAAGCAATGTTAGCTCCAATGAGATACAAGTCGTACAAGAAGACCGTGAAACCAAATACGAAGAGCAATGA
- the LOC131622382 gene encoding peroxisomal membrane protein PEX14 isoform X1 produces the protein MATQSPPPPPVATATATDANQGAETIQPTNLNQQNAVDESVKPSSTTSVFVNTEPLREEQVQNAVKFLSHPKVKGSPVMYRRSFLEKKGLTKEEIDEAFRRVPDAAPTVQTDGGNQDGQLKSSSNIQQQAQQQTLQPVLPASAGVNTSSGTLSRTKYHWSHALILVGVLTASGAGTVLIIKNSLLPRLKSWIRKVVLDEDDELSKEANSKPTLAEEVAQAAKSAAAAAADVAKASQDMLASKGEERKYFVEVVSLLDKQIQEMKLMTNAIRRLEGQEDLRVSQTSLKRLVANGKADYDLRSGRSLSPPASVEPSGPPHPKSYMEIMAMVQRGEKPSNIREINDLPPNPSQQPSDPRILPRSKPWEIGQVQNTSSQVFQPQAYGEELYTKVQDTTQSNGDDPSHWWQKKNVRIREIDENVSNGAPNGTTPSQQPLPRAWVPPQPPPIAMAEAAEAIRRPKQAVQKEPVSDNQSETQSSDTSDSNGVHEIPKPLETDGAVEGSNVSSNEIQVVQEDRETKYEEQ, from the exons ATGGCAACACAATCACCACCTCCTCCTCCCGTCGCTACCGCCACCGCCACCGATGCAAACCAAG GTGCTGAAACTATCCAACCAACAAACTTGAATCAGCAAAATGCTGTAGATGAGTCTGTTAAACCCAGTTCAACAACATCAGTCTTTGTGAACACAGAACCATTGCGGGAAGAACAAGTTCAGAATGCTGTAAAATTTCTTTCACACCCAAAAGTTAAAGGTTCACCCGTTATGTACAGGCGGTCATTTCTGGAGAAGAAGGGCCTTACAAAGGAGGAGATTGATGAAGCCTTTCGGCGTGTGCCT GATGCGGCTCCGACTGTGCAAACAGATGGTGGAAATCAAG ATGGGCAATTGAAATCATCATCAAATATTCAGCAACAGGCCCAACAGCAAACTTTGCAGCCTGTTTTACCTGCTTCTGCTGGTGTTAATACTTCATCAGGAACCTTATCACGAACCAAATATCACTGGTCTCATGCCCTTATTTTAGTTGGAGTCCTGACTGCTTCAGGTGCTGGAACAGTTTTGATAATTAAG AATTCCCTTCTTCCTCGGTTAAAATCTTGGATACGCAAGGTTGTcttagatgaagatgatgaactatCAAAGGAAGCTAACAGCAAACCTACTCTGGCTGAAGAAGTTGCTCAAGCTGCAAAATCAGCAGCAGCTGCAGCTGCAGATGTGGCAAAAGCAAGCCAAGATATGCTGGCTTCAAAGGGTGAAG AAAGGAAATACTTCGTGGAAGTTGTGAGTCTTTTAGATAAGCAAATACAAGAAATGAAGTTAATGACAAATGCAATAAGAAGATTGGAAG GGCAAGAAGATCTCCGAGTCAGTCAAACAAGTTTGAAG CGACTGGTTGCGAATGGCAAGGCTGACTATGACTTGCGTTCAG GGAGATCATTATCCCCGCCTGCATCTGTTGAACCATCAGGTCCTCCTCATCCAAAATCATATATGGAG ATAATGGCCATGGTCCAAAGAGGAGAGAAGCCTTCTAACATCAGA GAGATCAATGATTTACCCCCCAACCCAAGTCAACAGCCATCAGATCCTCGCATATTGCCTAGATCTAAG CCTTGGGAGATTGGTCAGGTTCAAAACACGTCTAGCCAAGTGTTTCAGCCTCAAGCATATGGCGAGGAATTGTATACCAAAGTCCAAGATACTACTCAATCAAATGGGGATGACCCATCCCACTGGTGGCAGAAGAAAAATGTCAGAATCAGGGAGATTGATGAAAATGTGTCTAATGGAGCACCTAATGGCACCACGCCCAGTCAGCAGCCCCTACCACGTGCGTGGGTTCCTCCTCAACCTCCACCAATCGCTATGGCAGAAGCTGCAGAAGCAATCAGACGCCCAAAACAAGCTGTTCAAAAAGAACCGGTGTCAGATAATCAGTCAGAAACTCAATCTTCAGACACCTCTGACTCTAATGGGGTGCATGAGATCCCAAAACCATTGGAAACTGATGGTGCTGTAGAGGGAAGCAATGTTAGCTCCAATGAGATACAAGTCGTACAAGAAGACCGTGAAACCAAATACGAAGAGCAATGA
- the LOC131622367 gene encoding protein KINESIN LIGHT CHAIN-RELATED 3-like, whose protein sequence is MPGIVNNETLENHSLSKNILHQSNYSPQSVCEIHFSRRSPWKNRSFGSESDGSITDSEFYHIGGEQMRKEMEKGIKMDSRAKGKTPNAKPPIERKSDINNLLRKQNTTVTNRVIKPKSSPIGRSRSKSQDFKESTLDNPELGPFLLKQARDLILSGGNPQTALELSIQAMKMFEKSANGKPSLDLVMCLHVIAAIYCSLGHYNEAIPILERSIEIPVVGEGQQHAIAKFASHMQLGDTFAMLGQLENSIMCYTKGLEVQRMVLGVTDPRVGETCRYVAEANFQALRFDEAERLCQMALDIHGANGSPSSLEEAADRRLMGLICETNGNHEAALENLVLASIAMVSNGQEVEVASVDCSIGDTFLSLARYDEAILAYKKALAVFKTHKGGNHPAVGSVFVRLAELYNRTWKTKESKSYCENALKIYENPMSGVPSEQIASGFVNVAAIYESMNELEQALKLLHKALEIHNDAPGQQNTIAGIEAQMGVIYYVLGNQTESYNAFKNAVSKLRATGEKKSAFFGIVLNQMGLCCVQLCELNEAAKLFEEAKVVLEKEYGPYHPETLGVYSNLAGTYDAMGRANDAIDLMEYIVVVREEKLGTAHFDVVDEKRRLAELLKEAGRVRNRKTMSLENLLDVNTYL, encoded by the exons ATGCCAGGTATTGTGAATAATGAGACACTTGAGAATCATTCTCTCTCTAAGAACATCTTACATCAATCCAATTATTCGCCGCAAAGTGTATGTGAAATACACTTTTCTCGTCGATCACCTTGGAAGAATAGAAGCTTTGGATCTGAGAGTGATGGGTCGATAACTGATTCGGAATTTTACCATATTGGTGGAGAACAAATGAGGAAGGAAATGGAGAAAGGTATAAAGATGGATTCAAGAGCTAAGGGAAAAACTCCTAATGCAAAACCTCCTATTGAAAGGAAGAGTGACATCAACAATCTTTTGAGAAAGCAAAATACAACGGTCACTAACCGTGTTATAAAACCGAAGAGTTCTCCCATTGGAAGATCAAGGTCGAAAAGTCAAGATTTCAAAGAATCGACGTTAGATAATCCTGAGCTTGGACCGTTTTTGCTGAAGCAGGCAAGGGACTTGATTTTGTCAGGTGGGAATCCTCAGACAGCGCTCGAATTATCAATTCAAGCAATGAAAATGTTTGAGAAATCTGCGAATGGGAAACCGAGTTTGGATTTGGTTATGTGTTTGCATGTTATTGCAGCAATATATTGCAGCCTGGGGCATTACAATGAGGCGATTCCGATTTTAGAGAGATCGATCGAGATTCCTGTTGTCGGGGAAGGTCAACAACATGCCATAGCGAAATTCGCGAGTCACATGCAGCTTGGAGACACTTTTGCCATGCTAGGCCAGCTTGAGAACTCGATTATGTGTTACACAAAAGGGTTGGAAGTGCAAAGAATGGTTTTAGGAGTAACAGATCCAAGAGTTGGTGAAACTTGTAGGTATGTAGCAGAAGCGAATTTTCAAGCATTGCGATTTGATGAGGCGGAGAGGTTGTGTCAAATGGCTCTTGATATTCATGGAGCAAATGGTTCACCTTCTTCTCTTGAAGAGGCGGCGGATAGAAGATTGATGGGACTTATATGTGAAACTAATGGAAATCATGAGGCTGCATTGGAGAATCTTGTTTTAGCAAGCATTGCAATGGTATCAAATGGCCAAGAAGTGGAAGTGGCTTCCGTTGATTGTAGCATTGGAGACACATTCCTGTCGTTGGCCCGATACGATGAGGCCATCTTGGCGTATAAAAAGGCCTTAGCGGTTTTCAAGACTCACAAAGGAGGGAATCATCCTGCTGTTGGGTCGGTCTTTGTACGTTTGGCTGAGTTGTATAATAGGACATGGAAGACAAAAGAATCAAAATCATATTGtgaaaatgcacttaaaatctatGAAAATCCCATGTCTGGTGTCCCTTCTGAGCAAATTGCTAGTGGTTTTGTGAATGTTGCAGCTATTTATGAGTCAATGAATGAGCTTGAACAGGCACTCAAGTTACTGCACAAGGCCTTAGAGATACACAATGATGCTCCTGGTCAACAGAACACAATAGCAGGAATTGAAGCTCAAATGGGAGTCATATACTATGTATTGGGAAACCAGACTGAATCCTATAATGCTTTCAAGAATGCTGTCTCGAAGCTTCGTGCCACGGGAGAGAAAAAATCTGCCTTCTTTGGTATAGTTCTGAATCAAATGGGTCTTTGTTGTGTGCAACTTTGTGAGTTAAATGAGGCTGCAAAATTATTTGAAGAAGCAAAGGTTGTTCTGGAAAAAGAGTATGGCCCTTATCACCCTGAAACACTTGGAGTATATAGCAATCTTGCTGGCACATATGATGCAATGGGAAG GGCGAACGACGCAATTGATCTAATGGAGTACATTGTGGTTGTGAGGGAGGAAAAGCTTGGGACAGCACActttgatgttgttgatgagaaGAGAAGATTGGCTGAGTTGTTGAAGGAAGCTGGTAGAGTTCGGAACAGAAAAACCATGTCACTTGAGAATCTTCTTGATGTTAATACTTATCTATAA